One window from the genome of Schistocerca piceifrons isolate TAMUIC-IGC-003096 chromosome 8, iqSchPice1.1, whole genome shotgun sequence encodes:
- the LOC124712419 gene encoding uncharacterized protein LOC124712419, translating into MCFDIEGNQQMLLEKRLLVHERGPSQFQHESAAPRKERLMYLFTAGCALKMAATRSWKDMNEILTDEQLEALLNDSNAELSDGEDDEFSFLTGDFPVKPEASAEDKATVDETVDSSEELDDRNDPKTKFLFHNICQCDL; encoded by the exons ATGTGTTTTGATATTGAAGGAAACCAACAAATGTTGTTGGAGAAGAG ACTGTTGGTCCACGAGCGTGGACCTTCTCAGTTTCAACACGAGAGCGCAGCACCTCGTAAGGAACGACtgatgtatttgtttacagctggtTGTGCACTCAAAATGGCTGCTACTAGAAGTTGGAAAG ATATGAATGAAATATTAACTGACGAGCAGTTGGAAGCGCTTCTGAACGACAGTAATGCCGAATTATCTGATGGGGAAGATGACGAATTTTCATTTTTGACTGGAGATTTTCCTGTTAAACCTGAAGCCAGTGCTGAAGATAAAGCAACAGTAGATGAGACCGTGGATTCTTCTGAAGAATTAGATGATAGAAATG atCCCAAGACGAAGTTCTTGTTCCACAATATCTGCCAGTGCGATCTATGA
- the LOC124712420 gene encoding piggyBac transposable element-derived protein 3-like: MPYSNPCESKIHLPDYEEEKGIFESFLEYLPLTFWEEHAQQTNLYSVQKQQHKSVNTSGEEMLHLAGIHVVMGVLDYAQSKLYWQQDTQVPVIAKCMTRDRFYELRNYMHFVDNTNEHNEKLWKVKHFLGCVQKKCLTLPRSHHLSIDEQMVPFSGKCGFVTYVPSKPNPLGLKCFILAAPDGLVSDFMFYTGSGTVSAEDTKEYGLGAAVVKMMTESVPRDNQHCVYTGRFFTSVKSVDMLLGRKIYQTGTVMMNRLGPIVKKLKNDRLFQREEWEEWVREDDKICLIKWKDNKSVLILSSCVGSSPPTTCKMWSREQKKKIDVPQPVAVKLYNENMGGVDLCDRFLSHYRCYIRTSK, from the coding sequence ATGCCGTATTCGAATCCTTGTGAGAGCAAAATCCATCTTCCAGAttatgaagaagaaaaaggaattttTGAATCTTTCTTGGAATACCTTCCTCTGACATTCTGGGAAGAACATGCACAACAAACCAATTTGTATTCAGTTCAAAAACAACAACATAAATCTGTTAACACCAGTGGAGAAGAAATGTTGCATTTAGCTGGAATACATGTTGTTATGGGAGTTCTGGACTATGCACAAAGTAAGCTGTACTGGCAGCAAGATACTCAGGTTCCAGTTATTGCTAAGTGTATGACAAGAGACCGTTTCTATGAACTGAGAAATTATATGCATTTTGTGGATAACACAAATGAGCACAACGAGAAGCTTTGGAAGGTAAAACATTTTCTTGGTTGTGTGCAGAAGAAGTGTCTGACCCTTCCAAGATCACATCATCTTTCCATTGACGAACAGATGGTGCCATTTTCTGGTAAATGTGGCTTTGTGACTTACGTACCATCAAAACCTAATCCATTAGGTTTAAAATGCTTCATTCTGGCTGCACCTGATGGCCTTGTGTCGGACTTCATGTTTTATACTGGGTCAGGTACTGTGTCAGCTGAAGATACGAAAGAATATGGTCTCGGTGCAGCAGTTGTTAAGATGATGACAGAAAGTGTTCCTAGAGACAACCAGCATTGTGTATACACTGGTAGATTTTTCACAAGTGTAAAATCTGTAGACATGTTGCTGGGGAGGAAAATTTATCAGACAGGTACAGTTATGATGAACAGATTGGGTCCAatagtgaagaaattgaaaaatgacAGGCTATTTCAACGGGAGGAATGGGAAGAATGGGTTAGGGAAGATGATAAAATTTGTCTTATTAAGTGGAAAGACAATAAAAGTGTCCTAATACTCTCATCATGTGTTGGAAGCAGCCCTCCAACCACATGTAAGATGTGGTCAAGAGAGCAGAAAAAGAAGATAGATGTTCCTCAGCCAGTGGCAGTGAAGCTTTACAATGAAAACATGGGAGGTGTTGATCTCTGTGACAGATTTTTGTCACATTACAGATGCTACATTCGCACATCAAAATGA